From the genome of Legionella beliardensis:
TTCTCGAATTAATCGCTCATCATCTTGTAATTGCTCATCAAGAAACAACAAATCGTCCACGCTTTTTCTCCCCTTTAACAGAGTGTAATGCTAATGTCGCCGCAACAATAGAATCGCGACTTGGTAATAAATACTGCCAAGCATTGCCTAATGGAATAAAGCAATCCTCACCAGTTAGCCTTTTTATTTTTAAATCAGTTGCTGCTTGCTCAACTAACAGTGTCATTAATCCCTCGCTGACAGAAGCACTGCGCCGTCCTTCGTCAACGATTAAAACGCGACTTGCATTGGTTAATTCCCGTAAAATCGCTTCTGTCGGTAGCGGGCTTAACCACCGCAGATCCACAACTTTGACATCAATCTGATGCTTTTCTTTTAAAATTTTAGCGGCCTGCAGTGATAAATAAAAACCATTGGCATAAGTTAAAATCACCGTTTCGCCTTCACCAACAACGCCCACTTCTCCTAAGGCAATCGTTTGGTCTATAGATGGGTATTCAAACAGCCATTCATTATCACCGGGCGTGTGTAAATCTTTAGTCATATACAAAGCGATTGGCTCTAGAAACACAACAATTCGGCCCTGATCATGGGCTAATTTTAAACAAGTACGCAATAGCTTCGCAGCATCAGGGCCATTGGAAGGGCAAGCCACAATAACGCCTGGCAAGTCACGCAGTATGGCAATGGAATTATCATTATGGAAATGGCCGCCAAACCCTTTTTGATAAGCTAAGGAAGCAATACGAATGACCATAGGATTTTTATACTGGCCTGAAGAAAAGAAAGACAACGTTGCCGCCTCACCCCGCAATTGATCTTCGGCATTGTGTAAATAAGCTAAAAATTGAATTTCAGGAACAGGTAAAAAACCATTATGCGCAAAGCCAATGGCAGTTCCTAAAATAGTTGTTTCATCTAATAAGGTATCAAATACTCGACGCTGCCCAAAGCGCTTTTGTAAATCGGCAGTTACCCGATAAACACCGCCTTTTCTGCCAACATCCTCACCAAAAATTAGCATATGTGGGTATTGCAGCATTAAATCGGTTAAAGCGAAGTTAATGTGCTGTGATAAATTACGCTTTATAGTTAATTGATTATAAACACTACCAAATACGACTTCGCGCTTGCTTTCTGCGGGCAGTAGACAAACACTATTATTTTGTGCTTTTGGTATGATGGATGCCATAATTTCAGTGGCGCTACTTAATTTAGGCAACTGAATTACTTCCATCGCTTTGGCTTCAATTAAAGAGCGATTGGTTTGATAAAGTTCAATGATTGCTTCTAAGCTCATCCACCCTTCTTCATAAAGCATTCGTGCCGTATGTAGTAATGGGTCATTGGCCTCGGTGGCTTCGATTTCAACTTGTTTAAGATATTGTGATTCAATATCAGAACCCGCATGCCCAAGTAATCGTACGCATTTTACATGTAAAAAAACGGGTTGTTTTTTAAGGCGTGCTAGCTGTTGTGCTTGCATTGATTTTAAATAAACATCCGCAATATTTAAGCCATCACATGTTAAATAATGTAAGCCTGGGCGTGCCTTAACCGATGCCTCAATCCACGCGGCTGGTGTAGGAACAGAAATACCAATGCCATTGTCTTCACAAATAAAAACCAGGGGTAGCGGGTAATTTTGAGTAGCTAACCAAGAACAAGCATTAAAGGTCGTTTGTGCGGACGCATGATTGGTTGAAGCATCGCCAAAGGAACATAAAATGACCGAGTCGGTAGCTAATTTACTAGGAATATGCAACTCTTTTGCCCGCGTAATGGATACAGCAGTGCCCAGGGCTTTTGGCAAATGAGATGCTATGGTTGAAGTTTGTGGCGGAATAGTTAATGGCACACTCCCAAACACTTTATGGCGGCCACCTGAAATAGGATCATCTGCTGAGGCAACAAGAGATAATAAAATATCCCGCACGCCATCACAGCTAGGAACTTGCTTAGCTCGCTGCAAATAAAAAGCCCCGCTGCGGTAATGTAAGAAAGCCATGTCGGTGTGGCGAAAAACATAAGCAATAACCGCATTACCTTCATGGCCACTACTGCCAATGGTATAAAATGATAAGCCTTTTTCTTTTAACTCACGTGCAATTAAATCCAGCAAGCGCGATTTAATTTGCGAATCAAATAATTCAATGGCAGTTTTTTTATCTAAACCTGAAGCAGACAACGTTAGGGTATTTCTGGGATTAGGAAAGTGACCTTCCTTGACGCGTTTAATAAATTGCTCATTAACTACACTTGCTCTATCTAACATATTCACATCCTGAAATAGATCTCTTTCAAAACAATCATCACTTAAGCCTAGGTTATCTTGTGACACTTAGATTAAGTATTGTTTAAAATTAAAGCTTCAATTTTGAAAAAAATCTAGATTGACATCCTTAAGCTAATAGCACTAGCCATCTACTATTTTCTAACCACTTAGCAAGCTAATTTATTAGTCCTTAAAATTGCTTAGGCGTCAGTATAGTGAATGGGCTTAAGCCCTGACAAGCAAATTTATACTTTGCTGTAAAAACATCATTAAACTGGCTTAAAGTGACTACATAATCTACAATTTATACAAAAGATTGCCGGAGATCGACGATGAAATGGATAGCCTTATTTCCGATGATTTTCTTAACTGCTTGTGGCTATTACAACTCAGAAGTGGTTGATTACAGAGAAGTTGTTGTCACACCTCCACCCTATCACTCAGTGACTGTAGTCGATGAGGAGCCTGTTAATGTGACGACCACCGAGATTGACTATTATTAATAAGCTCTTTCGCAAGGTAAAACAATTAACTTAACAAATTTTAATTAATTTGTCACACATCTTTTATCAATTTTGCGCTCTAATTATCACTCAATTTGTGGCAATCATTTTTTGCCATTTCAATTTAAAAAATTTAATTTAAAGTATTGACATAATTGTCATGTGTGTTAAGTTGTTAATTACCAGATGTTATTGACTTAAGTGTCAAATAAATTTTGACATCCGGTGTTTGTTAATTAAATTTAAGGAGAATTATTATGACTGGAACAACACAAGGTGGTAAAAAAGCAGCTGCAACACGGGGACATGAGGCGTTAAGTGCAGCTGGTCGCAAAGGTGGGCAACATTCTGATCATCGCCAAACAGCTAAGAGCCGCAGTCATGAAAGCTCAACCTCAAGCAGTAAGAAAAGTAGCAGTAACAGTCGAAGTAGTAGGAACCATGATGAATAAAGGTGTTTTTTGTTTAGCTTTAGTAAAAAGCCTTTCCAATTTACGGGGAGGCTTTTTAGATATTGACTAATTAAGAGCCGGGCTATCTGTAGATTTTTCTACTACTGGATTATTTTTTAACTTATTAAGTAATTCTGTAAATAGCTCTTTGAAGATTTGTGCCAATCCAGCTTTATGCGCCTGCATACCACCCGCATTTTTTTGTTTTAACGAAGTCAAATGCCCTGTTTCAGCAACGTTAGTATTAAAGGGTGAAAAAATATAACCGCGGCTAAAAAATCGATTGACAGCAGCTGTTACTTTGAAACTACCCCCTTGATCTTGTGGTGAGACATTGGCGCTATATAATTTATGTTTATTGTAGGCCCTATCCACGGCTTTTTGGACTTTATTAATTGAGACATCATTTAAAACATAGCCTTTTAAGCTTTGTATTACCTGTTTTTGTTCAGGAGAAAGTTTATCATTAGTCTTTTCACTCATACTCTTTAATAAATTAACCCGGCCCGCAACCGATTGATAACGCTCGTTAGCACTCTTACAACCAGCTTCCGAGACAGGTTCAACAAAAACTGATAACGCTTGTACTAACAGGCCGAATTGCGAGTCATGATAATCATCACTAACCATCATTTTAAATAGAGCCTGCATAACTAAGGTTTCTAACGTCATATTATCCAATTTGGCTTCAGCAGCATCGCGAGCGATAGATTTCTTATCTGACTTTTTATCCTTAGATTTCTCATCTGATTTTTTATCAGCAGTAAACGGTCGGCAGATAGACTGTGCCCAGAATGCTTTCTTCTCTTCCAACTCTTTAATTAATCGCTCCCCTTGCCGGCTGTCTTTAAAATAGCCTAATTTGCCATCCTTTGATGTTGATAAGAAGTGTACATAACGTGCCTGCGCTCTTTCATAAAAACTTGCAATTTCCATGCTGATGGCTGGCGGAAAGAACGCACTGTGTTGATTAAACGTGGCTAGCAAGGCTAAATCTGTCATCAGTGCTGCTTCTGCCGTGGCGTCATCAAAACTATGGTAATCCAGCTCTTTAGTGTGTTGATTAACAGGCACATTCTGCACAAACACTAATTGCGAGGGCTTGCCTGCTTTGACTTGCGTCTGATTAAATTGGTGCGTACCTAAGAGTATATATTCCGCACTCGTACGCTGCTTATTTTTGCTTTCAAAAATTTCATAAAATTCGGTATGCAACGACGTTAATAGGTTATAAATGATGGGCGCATCTTGCGAGTGTTTAGACGCAAGTAATTGGTAACTATGTTGTAACTTATCCGCAACATCTTCTATTGCTGTTGTAGAGTCTTTTGCTGCAAATACCGCGATTGATGGTACACGAGCTTCTTGTGTTACGTTATGGTAAGGCGCTACTTGTTGTAAGGGGCCATTGGTCGTAAGGTGATTACGATTAATTAAACGCAGAGCCTGTTTATCGCGACCAATGCCTTTATCATGTGCCGTAAAGTCAGTTGCCGTGATTCTAACTACCGTTTCATTTTGCGTATCTGTGTGTAAATAATCAAGATTAGTTGCGGTGGTGCTAGTAAAATCATGTTTATTAAGAACATTGACCACCTTATCACAAAGTTCCTCTACTTCATTCTCGTTTAGCCCCTTACCTAATTGAGCAACCAAAATCTCTCTAGCTTCTTCTGCTAATGTTAGGCGCGCTTTATCTAAGGCAGTATTAAGGCTGCTAAAAAAATCCTCATTATTTGCATTGGGACTATCTTGATAAGCGGGCTTAGCTTCCTCAAAAGCTTTTTTGAATTTTTCTAAGACCTTAGCGTTTATAGTTACTATTGTGTCCTTTAAAGCTTCTTTATAATCAAGACTAAATGACAGCCCCTTTCCCTGTGCAGCCTTTTCTTGTTCAGCCTTTTCCAATGCACGACAACAAAGACTAACATGCATACTCATTTCTTCTTGTAAGGGGATAATGCAGCTGCGGCTATGGTTATTTGATGTCAAAAATTGGCATAGTGAATCTGTATTATTAACACCTAACTTGGCAAAAAATTGATCTCTTAATCTTTGATCATGCATGATATCTAAACTACAGAGCGTTTGGCTGGTAATTTTTGAGCCGCCTAGTAATTCGGAAAGCACTACGCTTAAATTTAAATCGGTAACTGAACTGAAATCTGTACGAGGAGCAATCCTGCGTAAAATTTTATGTAAGTCATGAAGTCCTAGATCAACGGTAATTAACACATGGCCTTGAGGATCAAAAATATTGTCATTCTTTCCCTTGGCTAACTCTAATCCTTTTTCAACTATATATTGTTGGTAAATGGCTTCCGCGCGATTATGCTGGTAATTTTTTTCATGCTGCTCTAAGTGGTACACGGCTTGTAAAGAGGATAGTTCCCGCTCAAACACATGCCCAAACTCTGAATACTTGGCTTGTTCTGGGTGCTTAAGAAATTCAGTTACTCGTTCATTAATCCAGTCAGTTTCACTGTTAATTTTTTCAGCTGGTAATGTACCCGTATCTAATAAAGCTTGCCGTCCATTTTCTGGAAATTTTTCATTATCGAGTGCATTGCTTGCTAGTTGATAAAGCTCCTTGATAAGCTCTTCGCTACGCGATTGATCGCTAAGCCACACGGAAAATAATTTCTTTCTATCGGTTAGTTGTAATTTTTCTTGTAAAAGCCTAACTGTTAAGCCTTGTTTAGCAATGCTCTCTTTAAGATCTCTAAAAAAATCTGCTTTATAATCGTCGGGAATTTTTCTTAAGTAATTATCAATTAAAATAAATGCTTTTCTTTTCTTATCATTTGCTAAAGCATCCCCCTGTAGAGAATCAATTTGCTCCAAAATAAAGTCTGTAAGCAATTGCTTATCGCTATTAGCTATTGGCTTCGTGCTATCACAATCATTATAAGCCTCTAAAGCATTTAGTAGATCTTCTTTTGGCCCCCCTAAATCTAAGCTTCCGCCTCCCCTTATAAGAACAGGCAAGCCTCTTAACTCTAAAATTGTTTCTCTATTAGGTTCCACCTGCTCTAAATTCGCTAATACAGCCTGCTGCATAGAATGAGACATGTGGAAAAAAATATAAGGTCTTTTTTGAACTAGCGCTGTTGAACATTCTACATTAGCACTTGTTAAGGGCTTTATAAATTGAGGATTAAAAATAGCAAATTGGGCAAGCTCTATACTCAAACTAGCTTTTTCTGCCTCGGGTACTATGGCGTATAAATTATCTATAAAGATGGGAAGATAACTGGGCGCCCGCTCATAAATTTTAGTTAAGCTCCTAATTAGATTGCGGGGATCATCATATATTGCCTGCGCTAATGAAATAGTAGGGTCAGTTGGCTTTGTAAAGCCAATAAAGTCTTTTAACTCCCGCTCAAGGCGTTCAATATTTTCAGGTAAAAACTTATTCGCTTTCCATTCATGATAAGCAAAATTTTTTAAAGCGTTTTGTAAATCCTCTGGTATATCTTGATGAACAATTCTTGTTAATAAATTATCGTCTAAAGGGACACCTAACTCAATATATAATTTTTTAACTAATTGCGCGGCTCTACTGTCTATCGAAGGGCCACGTGAGCGCCCCCGATAAAATAAATCAGCGAATTGGGAATGTTTAGCCGCTAATTGTTCGGTCAGCTTGGCTATTGTAAGATTTTCTTGGCTGCTTAAGTTCTGAATATCTTCAAAAAATGATTTTTTTCTTACATCAATTTCAGACGCACTTTTACTAGCAATATAGCCTTGAATTTCGCTTCCTAAAACTGCATTGGAATTTGCCATGATGAGTCACTTTTTAAAAGTCTATACTTATTATAGTAAAATAACTAAATTAGCTTAAGGAATTGTTAAATTTAGCTTAAAAAATTAATTTTTACTCTTTCTTTACACATTTAAGATTTTTTTAAGAAATGCTCTAATTTCTTTTAAAATAAGTTGCTTATCTTGTCTAATAGGCGAATGTCCTGCGTGAGGTAATTTAATGTCTTTAAGCTTAGGCAATAATGTTTTAACTTGCTCAACTTCAGCATCATTAACTAGGCTCCCACGTATGGTATTACCCCGAATTAAAAGGATAGGACACTTAATTTTGGGAAAGAGTTCTTCAATGCTGTATTGATGAAATGTCGCCTCAAAATCATTAATGATTGCATGCAACATATCAGGGTCACATTGACTTAAGCTTTCAGGTATAGCGCCATTATTAAACGAGGTGACATTTAAAAACTTACTAATTTTCAACCACTGGATTAACTGATTAGCAAAGGCTCCTTGCTCTTGGGCAAGTTTGCGCAAAGAAGCAGTTGTCAGAGGCGCATCAATAATAATTAGTGATGACACCAACTGCGGATATTTCGCTGCTGCCATAAGCCCAATCATGCCGCCTAAGGAATGGCCTAAAATAATTGTCGGCTGCTTTATGTACTCCATTATAAAGCATTGCGTATCCATTAAATAATCTTGTAATTTATAAGCGCCTGCCATGTGTTTAGATTTACCATGGCCGCGAAAATCAATGGCTAACACATGTAAATAGGCCATTAAATCATTGATTAACGGTGAAAATGACTGCCAATTTTTTGTAGCGCCATGGAGTAAAAGAATAGGCAAACCATTAGGTGGGCCTTCAATAAAATTAAGCTCAGCAGACTCGCAGTGAAACCTATTTTCTTTCATAGATATACCTATTAAATACCCTTTTAAAAAAGGAAAAATTACTGCCAACTTGGATCACTTTTTTATTTAAAAATATGAAATTTATAAATAAATATGGATAAATAAAAATGATGAATTATTAAACGAATATAAGTATAGTTTATATAAAAAATTTTTTATAAAAATTAGCTTTACTAAGCATTAGAATTCTGAAAATTTGAGCCTATTCTTAAGCACGCCACCTAGCTATTTAGCCATTTCCATTAGGATTGAGGCCATTGATTAATGGCTTTTATCAGTAACTATTGACACAGTAGGGGCAATTTACATACCATGCGTAAGCTTAAACTAAATGCTTACAGCTTCATGAATGGAAGTAAAATTAAGGAGTTATCAATGAAGTTTCAAAAATTAGCCTTTGCCCTGCCCTTTTTAATTTCTCAATCTGTTTTTGCCGTCTCCCCTGACCAACCTGATGCTTGCCCGCAACCAGAAGCTTTTGCTGCTGTAGGTGTAAACGAAGTTGAGTTCGATGAACTAAGCAGTATGTGGGCAGCTTACCGTACAAGCAGCAGCTTTGAAACAGCGCACCAATGGACATTAATTGTTGCACCAATAGATGCTGAAAATGCTAGTGATGCGCTAAACCAAGCCAATAAAGCGTTACCAGGCTTAACATTAAATTATGGCCCTGAAGGAGAAGACGGCATGTGGGCTTGTTTATACAGTAATGCTAACGAATCTTTAATGGCTATTGCCGTGACACCACCTGTTTTAGGTGACGTGAAGCGCTTAATTAATAAATTTAACTTAAAAGCTATTCATTAAACGTTCTATAAATGCTTTTCTGACAGGAAAGCTATCCTCTTTTAAATTCTATATCTCTACGTACCGCGCTTTATGCGCGGGTATCCAGTAGTAAGGTAGGTTGGGCTAAGCAGAGCGCAGCCCAACGATTAGTTAGTTGTTGGGCTGCACTTCGTTTAGCCCACCTACCTTACTAAAACTCGGGTTTCACTTAGGCTAACCTACGGCTTGATGACATCAAATAAATAGCCTAGAGATTATGGATACCGTGGTCAAGCCACGGTATTTCGGGCTTAGGTAGGTAATATAAATAAAGAAAAAAACCCGAATTACCGCGGCTTGACCGCGGTAACCAAAGGTGGAGCGCAAGGGCTATGGATATCTTGATTAAGTCGTAATATTTCGATCGTTACAATAGTTTATTTATGTATTAGCTTGCTGCTTCGCGGATTGTCCATACGCGCTTAGTTTGTGGTGGCAGTAGCGCTGCCTCTATCCATAAGAAAAAGGTTCTTCCATTTATGGCCGGCATAGACTTAGAGGCTAATGCCACTGAAAAGGGATATTTTTTGCGTATTGCTTGTAAAACAGCCAAGACATGGCCAATATCAGCCTGATTGTCATGCAGTACTAATTCATTATTGCGATAAATTACTGTGACCGGCTGCCCCTTTAACGTTTGCTTTATTGCAGTTTCTAGTCTTCGCCACTTAGCTTGATTACCTCGTTGTTGCTCTGCTTGTGTTGGATTTTGTTGGAATTTAATGCGAGCTTGCGGCATAAATACTTTCGCCCACGTGTTATTACTTGGTTTTTGCTGTAAAAAATAAGTACATAAGGCATCGACTAAATAGCGGTATCGGCCAGAAACGTTGGGACTTGTGCCACGACGCGTATTTACATAAATAGCGAAGGCAAGCGTATGCGCGTTAACTGTGTATAGATAGCCAGATAGGCTAATGATCCCACGCATGGTTCCCGTTTTAGCGCGAACTAAATCTTGTTGATTTGGTTTTTTAAACCGCCGTTGTAGAGTACCATCCCGGCCAGAAACAGGTAATGCTGCAATGTATTCATAAGCAAGGGGGAAACGGTCAAAGAGAAAGCGCAGTAAACTAACTGTCTGATTTGGTGTTAATAAGTCATAACGTGATAAACCAGAGCCATCGGTTAAAATGGCTTGTTTGAGCGGAATACCCGTTTGCTGTTGTAAAAATTGCTTGATGATTGTTTGTGCTTCAGTCCAGTTAACTGGCGCACCATTTAGCTTATCTGCGGCATGTAAAAATAAGCTGTCGGCATATAAATTATCAGAAGGTTTTAAGGTATCTGCCATGAGTTGAGCAATTGGCTTTGAGGCATCTGTTGCAATTAACATGGTGCCTGCAGGCGCTTTGTCTAATAATACATTGCCTTCCAACACAATATTAGCTTTGTATAATTGCTGTCTAACTAACCCCTGCGCATAGAGTAAGGGATTACGAATAGCCATTTTCTGTTGAATTGCCCATTGGCCAACGCCAATACAGCCATGAACTGCCAGATGATTCTCTTTATCCATAATAAAGCTAACACCACAATGAGCAGCGGTATCGTTGGTTTTTACTTGGTTATTGACAATAATACTGCCACTATCATCATCTACCTCAACAATAGCAGGCAGACCCGGTTTATCAGCGGGATTGACCGTAACCGTCATTCTATTAGCATCAATCATAACAGGCGCTAGTGGAGCGCCATAACTATAAGCTAAATCTTCATTTAGCCAACCAGGCGCATACGGGTCAACAGCCGCATGGCTACTATCTATAATCACATTGCCTTGAATACGGCTAATATGCCATGCTTTTAACTCGCCAATGAGCTCGCCTAAACGATTACGACTAAAAGATGGATCGCCAGACAGGTGCAGGTACAGATTTCCCTTTAGGATACCCTGCTGTATTTGCGAAGAATTGATGCTTAGCTTGTTTTTAAAACGATAATCAGGCCCTAATACCATTAAAGCTGCAGCATCTGAGAACAATTTCATATTACTTGCAGGAATAAATAGCTGGGATTTATTACGCTCGTAAAGTGTCACGCCTGTTGTTAAATCAACCACTTCAATGCCCATATTAATTTTAGGATCAACTTGATTAATTAATTTATCAGCGCCACCTTGAATACTTGCATATAAAATAGTCGGACTTAACAGCAAAGCTGCTTGGGTTAAAATCCTTTTCATTAAAATAATTTCCTTATTAAAGATTTTCTAATCATACCGCAAGCCCATTCGCTCCAGAAGACCCGCAAGTGTGTCATTGTCAAAAAATTTTATTTGTAACCACCCACCTCTACCTTGGGCAACAATCTGCACAGGCGCGCCTACTTGTTCAGCTAATTGCACTTCTAAATGCTTAATATTTAAATCCGTTTTTTCTGGCTCTTCCCTAGCTGTTTTTTTTAGCTGTTTAACTTTCTCTTCCAACGTGCGCACCGACCAGTCATTATTTATAATCTGCGCTGTCAATTCAATTTGTACTGTAGGCGCCATGCCTACCAGTAAACGCGCATGACCTAAGGCAAGCTTACCGTTAATAATTTGCTCTTGTACCTGTGAACACAGGTTAAGTAAACGCAAAATGTTAGCAATATGACTACGAGATTTACTCACTAAACTCGCTATCTCATCTTGATGAAAATTAAATTCATCACGTAAACGACGATAACCACAGGCTTCTTCGATTAAATTTAGCTCCTCGCGCTGAATATTTTCAACGAGGGTCAGTGCAGCAGCCTGCTTATCAGTATAAGTACCAACTATACAAGGTACCTCAGTTAATTTAACAATCTTTGCTGCTCGCCAGCGTCTTTCACCAGCAATAATTTCATAGCGGCCCGTGATAATTTCCCGAACGATTAAGGGCTCAATTAAACCTTGCGTTAAGATAGAGTCAGCAAGCTCTTGTAATGAGGCATCATTGAAATGAAGACGAGGTTGATAACGGCCACGTTGCAATGCGTCAATGGGTAAAAGCTGATAGGCAGTAGCCATTTGTCTTCCTAGGATGATTTAATGGGTATATACCTTTGACTAGAATTTTTGCAGCCTAAGGTAATAGCTTACGTTTTATCATAAGCATACCAACCTAAATAAAAAAGCATATGCGAAAAGATGGCAGATAATAATCCGTAATGCCAAAAAACCCAACCAAAAAGAATGGTTTGAGTGATATGCAAGAGCAGCATAGTGTAAATGAAACGTTTCGTTATTAAACAGCCAGCGGCTATAAAAGCTGGTAAATGTCCAAAGGTTACTATTAAACCATTGAGTAAAATAGCAGCCCAAATTAATATAGGCTGTTTTTCATCGGCGTATAAAAAAACAAAAAACGTAATAACATTCAGTAGCCCCCAACGGGCTAAAATTTCTTCAACCACACTACCATATAACAAACAGCCATCAATACCAAAGGTCGTACGTAGTTTCTTCATAATAGCTAAAGTCTTGTCATCAAGCACTTTGGTAGCAATCCCATAATAAAGGACAAGAAATAAGATAAGCCCTAAGCCGGTGGCAATTAAAACAGGCAATAATTCAATAGAATCTAAGACTGACTTTCCCTGTAAAAGGGCATCGAGAATTGGATCCCCAAGCCCTGTTACTAGTGATAAAACACTTCCTGCCGAACTCATTAATAAAACCATGAGCAACGTTTGTACCGTAACAATTCGAGTAAAGCGGCTTTTTAATTCCTTACTATTATGTGGAATCATTAAATTGATTAAACGGGGAATGACAATATAAACACCAGGCAATGCTAGGAAAA
Proteins encoded in this window:
- the dacB gene encoding D-alanyl-D-alanine carboxypeptidase/D-alanyl-D-alanine endopeptidase; amino-acid sequence: MKRILTQAALLLSPTILYASIQGGADKLINQVDPKINMGIEVVDLTTGVTLYERNKSQLFIPASNMKLFSDAAALMVLGPDYRFKNKLSINSSQIQQGILKGNLYLHLSGDPSFSRNRLGELIGELKAWHISRIQGNVIIDSSHAAVDPYAPGWLNEDLAYSYGAPLAPVMIDANRMTVTVNPADKPGLPAIVEVDDDSGSIIVNNQVKTNDTAAHCGVSFIMDKENHLAVHGCIGVGQWAIQQKMAIRNPLLYAQGLVRQQLYKANIVLEGNVLLDKAPAGTMLIATDASKPIAQLMADTLKPSDNLYADSLFLHAADKLNGAPVNWTEAQTIIKQFLQQQTGIPLKQAILTDGSGLSRYDLLTPNQTVSLLRFLFDRFPLAYEYIAALPVSGRDGTLQRRFKKPNQQDLVRAKTGTMRGIISLSGYLYTVNAHTLAFAIYVNTRRGTSPNVSGRYRYLVDALCTYFLQQKPSNNTWAKVFMPQARIKFQQNPTQAEQQRGNQAKWRRLETAIKQTLKGQPVTVIYRNNELVLHDNQADIGHVLAVLQAIRKKYPFSVALASKSMPAINGRTFFLWIEAALLPPQTKRVWTIREAAS
- a CDS encoding DUF4949 domain-containing protein; this encodes MKFQKLAFALPFLISQSVFAVSPDQPDACPQPEAFAAVGVNEVEFDELSSMWAAYRTSSSFETAHQWTLIVAPIDAENASDALNQANKALPGLTLNYGPEGEDGMWACLYSNANESLMAIAVTPPVLGDVKRLINKFNLKAIH
- a CDS encoding thiamine pyrophosphate-dependent enzyme; protein product: MLDRASVVNEQFIKRVKEGHFPNPRNTLTLSASGLDKKTAIELFDSQIKSRLLDLIARELKEKGLSFYTIGSSGHEGNAVIAYVFRHTDMAFLHYRSGAFYLQRAKQVPSCDGVRDILLSLVASADDPISGGRHKVFGSVPLTIPPQTSTIASHLPKALGTAVSITRAKELHIPSKLATDSVILCSFGDASTNHASAQTTFNACSWLATQNYPLPLVFICEDNGIGISVPTPAAWIEASVKARPGLHYLTCDGLNIADVYLKSMQAQQLARLKKQPVFLHVKCVRLLGHAGSDIESQYLKQVEIEATEANDPLLHTARMLYEEGWMSLEAIIELYQTNRSLIEAKAMEVIQLPKLSSATEIMASIIPKAQNNSVCLLPAESKREVVFGSVYNQLTIKRNLSQHINFALTDLMLQYPHMLIFGEDVGRKGGVYRVTADLQKRFGQRRVFDTLLDETTILGTAIGFAHNGFLPVPEIQFLAYLHNAEDQLRGEAATLSFFSSGQYKNPMVIRIASLAYQKGFGGHFHNDNSIAILRDLPGVIVACPSNGPDAAKLLRTCLKLAHDQGRIVVFLEPIALYMTKDLHTPGDNEWLFEYPSIDQTIALGEVGVVGEGETVILTYANGFYLSLQAAKILKEKHQIDVKVVDLRWLSPLPTEAILRELTNASRVLIVDEGRRSASVSEGLMTLLVEQAATDLKIKRLTGEDCFIPLGNAWQYLLPSRDSIVAATLALHSVKGEKKRGRFVVS
- a CDS encoding alpha/beta fold hydrolase; translated protein: MKENRFHCESAELNFIEGPPNGLPILLLHGATKNWQSFSPLINDLMAYLHVLAIDFRGHGKSKHMAGAYKLQDYLMDTQCFIMEYIKQPTIILGHSLGGMIGLMAAAKYPQLVSSLIIIDAPLTTASLRKLAQEQGAFANQLIQWLKISKFLNVTSFNNGAIPESLSQCDPDMLHAIINDFEATFHQYSIEELFPKIKCPILLIRGNTIRGSLVNDAEVEQVKTLLPKLKDIKLPHAGHSPIRQDKQLILKEIRAFLKKILNV
- a CDS encoding CPBP family intramembrane metalloprotease, which translates into the protein MTFNWAITAFLFFLALPGVYIVIPRLINLMIPHNSKELKSRFTRIVTVQTLLMVLLMSSAGSVLSLVTGLGDPILDALLQGKSVLDSIELLPVLIATGLGLILFLVLYYGIATKVLDDKTLAIMKKLRTTFGIDGCLLYGSVVEEILARWGLLNVITFFVFLYADEKQPILIWAAILLNGLIVTFGHLPAFIAAGCLITKRFIYTMLLLHITQTILFGWVFWHYGLLSAIFSHMLFYLGWYAYDKT
- a CDS encoding ParB/RepB/Spo0J family partition protein yields the protein MATAYQLLPIDALQRGRYQPRLHFNDASLQELADSILTQGLIEPLIVREIITGRYEIIAGERRWRAAKIVKLTEVPCIVGTYTDKQAAALTLVENIQREELNLIEEACGYRRLRDEFNFHQDEIASLVSKSRSHIANILRLLNLCSQVQEQIINGKLALGHARLLVGMAPTVQIELTAQIINNDWSVRTLEEKVKQLKKTAREEPEKTDLNIKHLEVQLAEQVGAPVQIVAQGRGGWLQIKFFDNDTLAGLLERMGLRYD